Proteins encoded by one window of Arachis hypogaea cultivar Tifrunner chromosome 1, arahy.Tifrunner.gnm2.J5K5, whole genome shotgun sequence:
- the LOC140184770 gene encoding uncharacterized protein gives MGMVGNEVNVDELGDIDWEEDNNDSEEEFKANYEVDDKNDDGDLAGNPTVQNEANAIVSQHPFGVPSFMRTLDIEAMHASKFPEYANTGEGNVAAEDGEFSVGIEFGSRELVISAFKSYTISRGVDYTVYEFEPQTFNAKCKGYGAGCDWLIRASLIQKKACWEIRRYNGKHMCTMGTISQDHARLDSDTIADAIRPLVEADPSIKVKYIIAEVQGRFNYTVSYTRLGWQSRKLSQNFLVIGKFLTRLCQYG, from the exons ATGGGTATGGTCGGCAACGAGGTCAATGTTGATGAGCTCggggatatagattgggaagaagataatAATGACAGCGAAGAGGAATTCAAAGCTAACTATGAAGTCGATGACAAAAACGATGACGGAGACTTGGCAGGCAATCCGACGGTGCAAAATGAAGCGAATGCCATTGTAAGCCAACACCCGTTTGGTGTTCCGTCTTTTATGCGGACTCTAGATATCGAAGCCATGCATGCCTCAAAATTTCCTGAGTATGCGAATACGG GTGAAGGCAACGTTGCGGCGGAAGATGGCGAGTTTAGTGTCGGAATAGAATTTGGTTCGAGAGAGTTAGTGATATCTGCATTCAAAAGCTACACcatctctagaggagttgattacactgtgtatgagtTTGAGCCGCAGACATTCAATGCGAAATGCAAGGGGTATGGTGCAGGGTGCgactggcttatccgagctagCTTGATTCAAAAAAAAGCTTGTTGGGAGATCAGGAGATACAATGGCAAGCACATGTGCACCATGGGcacgatttcacaagatcatgccaGGTTGGACTCAGACACAATTGCAGATGCCATTAGACCGTTGGTCGAAGCAGACCCCTCGATAAAGGTGAAGTATATTATTGCAGAAGTTCAAGGCAGGTTCAACTACACTGTGAGTTAcacaaggcttggttggcaaagcagaaagctGTCGCAAAATTTTTTGGTGATTGGGAAGTTTCTTACCAGACTCTGCCAGTATGGTTGA
- the LOC140179888 gene encoding uncharacterized protein translates to MAWAVELSQYDLQYEPRQAIKAQAIVDFLVEVIGEAPDIPNTQWKLHVDGASNQAFEGAEIILENLTGIAYEQSIKFNFPVSNNQVEYEALIGWLILAKEVRASRIEVNSDSYIVTSQINGSYQARDALLQKYLEKVKELCKNFDEVTIQHVPRERNARADLLSKLASTKPGTGNRSLIQGLATEPAIILCATQACGSPSWMDPILRYIEKGETPPDEKEAQAVRSEAPKYVIIQGQLYKRGLHQPLLKCLRPDQTDYDLSKVHEGCCGHHIGGMSLFLSGLGIKKKFSSIEHPQSNRQVEAANKVILKGLKKRLEGKKGSWADELASILWSYRTSPQSSTGETPFRLTYRVDAVIPVEIGEPSPRLLLREGSEAVEKDLVDETRQMAHLTETAIKQRIALRYNGKVIKRNLGEGDLVLRRINIGPPTLGEGKLATNWKGPYRVKDVLGKGVYKLEKLYGKEVPRTWNMANLRRFYS, encoded by the exons ATGGCATGGGCAGTAGAGTTATCCCAGTATGACTTGCAGTACGAGCCTAGGCAGGCGATCAAGGCCCAAGCAATAGTGGACTTTCTGGTAGAAGTCATAGGAGAAGCACCCGACATACCGAACACACAGTGGAAACTCCACGTAGACGGAGCTTCCAACCAAGCGTTCGAAGGGGCCGAGATCATCCTGGAAAATTTGACAGGAATAGCTTACGAGCAGTCAATCAAATTCAACTTCCCAGTCTCCAACAACCAGGTAGAATATGAAGCGTTGATAGGATGGCTAATTCTAGCAAAAGAAGTCAGAGCATCAAGGATTGAGGTAAATAGTGATTCCTACATAGTTACATCCCAGATCAACGGTAGTTACCAGGCGAGGGATGCGCTGCTACAGAAATACCTAGAGAAGGTAAAAGAACTTTGCAAAAACTTCGATGAAGTCACAATCCAGCATGTTCCCAGAGAGAGAAACGCCCGAGCAGACCTCCTTTCTAAGTTAGCAAGCACTAAGCCCGGAACAGGAAACAGGTCGCTAATCCAAGGGCTGGCAACCGAGCCAGCAATCATTCTATGCGCAACCCAAGCGTGTGGCTCCCCCTCCTGGATGGACCCCATCCTCCGATACATAGAGAAAGGCGAAACACCACCAGATGAAAAAGAAGCGCAAGCCGTTAGAAGTGAGGCTCCCAAATACGTGATTATACAAGGGCAGTTGTACAAGCGGGGACTCCATCAACCTTTGCTCAAATGCCTTCGacccgaccaaacggactacgaTTTGAGCAAAGTCCATGAGGGATGTTGCGGTCACCACATCGGAGGAATGTCGTTG TTCCTCTCGGGACTAGGAATCAAGAAAAAATTCTCCTCCATCGAGCACCCTCAAAGCAACAGACAAGtggaagcagccaacaaagtcatcttGAAAGGGCTAAAGAAACGACTTGAAGGGAAGAAAGGCTCATGGGCAGACGAGCTAGCCTCAATCTTATGGTCTTACAGAACCTCCCCACAATCATCTACTGGCGAGACCCCATTTCGACTCACATACAGGGTCGACGCAGTCATCCCAGTCGAAATAGGGGAGCCGAGCCCAAGACTACTCCTCAGAGAAGGAAGCGAGGCAGTTGAGAAGGACCTAGTTGACGAAACAAGGCAAATGGCACATCTGACAGAGACAGCAATTAAACAAAGGATAGCCCTAAGATACAACGGTAAAGTGATAAAAAGAAACCTCGGGGAAGGCGACCTGGTCTTGCGACGTATCAACATAGGACCACCAACCCTAGGAGAAGGCAAGTTGGCTAcgaattggaaaggaccctacaggGTAAAAGATGTCCTCGGCAAAGGCGTGTACAAGCTGGAAAAACTATATGGAAAAGAGGTTCCGAGAACATGGAACATGGCAAACTTAAGAAGGTTCTACTCATAA
- the LOC112797885 gene encoding uncharacterized protein: MALLLHSPFLPSLSLRSHLHPNPNPNSAPHRFFLFVIPVTFNAAFRFSAHHRLLPSPSPAIPCRHSLLTTPLQLPGAALRLAVSVLLFLCFSFCLGGVRACSASMPSVATAASSVNEDQTVQDDGDERKQGNEENLELEAAFNTWKSKTFALTVPLKVVALRGSLPPSWIKDFINSQGKRLKFNVKYHASLDGIFSELSIPFTKGNLGPASALAADIVGIGDSWLKVAIKKAIIEPIRDVEDQDWFKGLDEKWKVYLRRNCEGEMDPKGDIWAAPYRWGCMVIAYKTNKFQKHKLAPIEDWEDLWRPDLAGKIAMVDSPREVVGAVLKYMGASYNAKNINLEVNGGRDAVKLNLALLAKQVRLFDSVNYLKAFGVGDVWVAVGWSSDVIPVAKRMSNVAVIVPKSGASLWADLWAIPAASRIQTNQIGGRIRGPSPLIHQWIEFCLQAARALPFKQEVIPGASPSQIQDHAANMPVNMEFTKGRPRLNTNLIDGAPPLDIRKRCEFLEPLSDSTLSDYHWLLASIQEPGNGVIHKMYQYIAMVAKSSGWFGSKLT, translated from the exons ATGGCTTTGTTGCTGCATTCTCCctttctcccctctctctctctccgctCACATCTCCACCCGAACCCTAACCCTAACTCTGCTCCCCATCGTTTCTTCCTATTCGTTATTCCCGTCACTTTTAATGCCGCTTTCCGATTCTCCGCTCACCATCGTCTGCTTCCATCGCCCTCCCCTGCCATCCCCTGCCGTCATTCCTTACTAACAACCCCTCTTCAGCTGCCGGGGGCTGCTCTGCGCCTCGCCGTTTCGGTGCTGCTGTTTCTCTGCTTCAGCTTCTGCCTCGGCGGCGTTCGAGCTTGTTCGGCATCTATGCCCTCTGTTGCCACCGCTGCTTCCTCCGTTAACGAGGATCAAACGGTTCAAG ATGATGGCGATGAAAGAAAACAGGGTAATGAAGAAAATCTGGAACTAGAAGCAGCTTTTAATACTTGGAAATCCAAAACATTTGCATTGACTGTTCCTTTGAAAGTTGTTGCTCTACGCGGTTCTCTGCCTCCTTCGTGGATCAAG GACTTCATAAATTCTCAAGGAAAGAGATTAAAGTTTAATGTGAAGTATCATGCCAGTCTTGATGGTATCTTTTCTGAGCTATCAATTCCTTTTACTAAAGGAAATCTCGGGCCTGCCTCTGCTTTGGCAGCAGATATTGTTGGAATTGGTGATTCATGGCTTAAAGTTGCCATTAAAAAAGCTATAATTGAGCCAATAAGGGATGTAGAAGATCAGGATTGGTTTAAAGGCTTAGATGAGAAATGGAAG GTATATCTACGCAGGAACTGTGAGGGAGAAATGGATCCTAAAGGTGACATATGGGCGGCTCCGTATAGATGGGGCTGCATGGTAATAGCATACAAGACAAATAAATTTCAAAAGCATAAGTTGGCTCCTATAGAG GATTGGGAAGATCTGTGGCGGCCTGATCTTGCAGGGAAAATTGCAATGGTTGATTCTCCTAGAGAAGTTGTTGGTGCAGTTTTGAAGTATATGGGGGCTTCCTACAATGCAAAGAATATCAACTTGGAAGTCAATGGTGGGAGAGATGCTGTCAAGCTCAATTTGGCATTGCTTGCAAAACAG gtCCGATTGTTTGATAGTGTAAACTACCTAAAAGCTTTTGGAGTTGGAGACGTGTGGGTAGCTGTTGGATGGAGTAGTGATGTTATCCCTGTTGCTAAGCGCATGTCTAATGTTGCAGTTATTGTTCCAAAGTCTGGAGCAAGTTTATGGGCGGATCTCTGG GCAATTCCTGCTGCCTCCAGGATTCAAACAAATCAGATTGGTGGGCGCATCAGGGGACCATCCCCCTTAATCCATCAGTGGATAGAGTTTTGTCTTCAGGCTGCAAGAGCACTGCCTTTTAAGCAGGAGGTAATCCCAGGTGCCTCTCCCTCTCAAATTCAAGATCATGCAGCCAATATGCCTGTGAACATGGAGTTTACCAAGGGTAGGCCAAGGCTAAACACCAATCTCATTGATGGAGCACCACCTCTGGACATTAGAAAAAGGTGCGAGTTTCTCGAGCCTTTATCTGACTCAACACTGTCGGATTATCACTGGTTGCTTGCCTCTATCCAAGAACCTGGCAATGGGGTGATTCACAAAATGTATCAGTACATTGCAATGGTGGCTAAATCTTCTGGGTGGTTTGGTTCAAAACTGACATGA